One stretch of Telopea speciosissima isolate NSW1024214 ecotype Mountain lineage unplaced genomic scaffold, Tspe_v1 Tspe_v1.0034, whole genome shotgun sequence DNA includes these proteins:
- the LOC122647362 gene encoding uncharacterized protein LOC122647362, which produces MDNNAKLAILLETKVKAENCAATFDPFLSNWKYLHNGEADSTVRIWLGWDATVFKVEEIQKSTQFIHAKVTTLGTSLNFLCTAVYASNLMEERRELWRDVITLASNISIPWVALGDFNVVRQQSEKLGGDPVRQEVIDDFNSFIFDTNLIDLKWKGELFTWNNRQGAALRSSEATFLPPGLSDHSPAVVSILDGVNFGPKPFQFFEAWIGRGGFDEVVIKGWDCPVNMKLNPILWFAARLKNVKAELKKWNKDSIGDVFLAVKNATSELTHIQVSLAAHPNDSDLVILESKAKKKLWEALSTEEKFLKEKSRVKNIQLGDGNNSFFHKSMVCRQNRNHILEVHNERNEVIKEPNLIKMEAVSFYMNLFGANADDTGFFPESIPL; this is translated from the exons ATGGACAATAATGCTAAATTAGCCATTCTTCTTGAGACTAAGGTGAAAGCGGAGAACTGTGCTGCTACCTTTGACCCTTTCCTTTCAAACTGGAAGTATTTACATAATGGTGAGGCAGATTCTACTGTTCGCATTTGGTTGGGCTGGGATGCTACAGTTTTTAAAGTTGAGGAAATTCAGAAATCCACTCAATTTATTCATGCTAAAGTGACTACTTTGGGGACCTCTCTTAATTTTTTGTGCACGGCTGTTTATGCTTCGAATTTGATGGAAGAAAGGAGGGAGCTTTGGAGGGACGTTATTACTCTTGCTAGTAATATCTCCATTCCTTGGGTTGCtctaggggattttaatgttGTTCGTCAGCAAAGTGAAAAACTTGGAGGGGATCCAGTCCGTCAAGAGGTTATTGATGATTTTAACTCTTTCATCTTTGACACTAATCTTATTGATTTAAAGTGGAAGGGAGAACTCTTTACTTGGAATAATAGGCAGGGGGCAGCTCTCAG GTCTTCCGAAGCCACTTTCCTTCCCCCGGGGTTGTCGGATCATTCTCCAGCAGTGGTTTCGATCCTTGATGGGGTAAACTTTGGCCCAAAACCTTTCCAgttctttgaggcttggattggaaGAGGGGGGTTCGATGAAGTGGTGATTAAAGGTTGGGATTGTCCAGTAAATATGAAGCTCAATCCTATTCTTTGGTTTGCGGCTCGCCTAAAAAATGTCAAGGCTGAACTCAAGAAGTGGAATAAAGACagcattggagatgtttttctTGCAGTCAAGAATGCTACATCGGAGTTGACTCACATTCAAGTTAGCCTTGCTGCCCACCCAAATGACTCCGATTTAGTTATCTTAGAGTCAAAAGCCAAAAAGAAGTTATGGGAAGCTCTTAGCACTGAAGAAAAATTCCTTAAGGAGAAATCAAGAGTCAAGAATATTCAATTAGGGGATGGAAATAATAGCTTCTTTCACAAGTCCATGGTGTGTAGGCAAAACCGGAATCACATTTTGGAGGTGCACaatgaaagaaatgaagttATCAAGGAACCCAATCTTATCAAAATGGAGGCAGTTTCCTTTTACATGAACCTGTTTGGAGCAAATGCAGATGACACTGGGTTTTTCCCTGAGTCTATTCCTTTATAA